One Streptomyces sp. NBC_01217 genomic region harbors:
- a CDS encoding YqgE/AlgH family protein, which yields MTEVSSLTGRLLVATPALADPNFDRAVVLLLDHDEEGSLGVVLNRPTPVGVGDILTSWAGLTGEPDVVFQGGPVSLDSALGVAVIPGDEGPLGWRRVYGAIGLVDLEAPPELLAAALGSLRIFAGYAGWGPGQLETELAEGAWYVVESEPGDVSFPRPEHLWRAVLRRQRSELAMIATYPDDPSLN from the coding sequence ATGACCGAGGTGTCCTCGCTCACAGGGCGACTGCTCGTGGCCACACCCGCGCTGGCGGACCCGAACTTCGACCGCGCGGTGGTGCTGCTCCTCGACCACGACGAGGAGGGCTCGCTCGGCGTGGTCCTGAACCGCCCGACCCCGGTCGGCGTCGGCGACATCCTCACGTCCTGGGCCGGCCTGACCGGCGAACCCGACGTCGTCTTCCAGGGCGGTCCGGTCTCGCTCGACTCGGCGCTCGGTGTGGCCGTCATCCCCGGCGACGAGGGCCCTCTGGGCTGGCGCCGGGTGTACGGGGCGATCGGCCTGGTGGACCTGGAGGCCCCGCCGGAGCTGCTGGCCGCGGCGCTCGGTTCGCTGCGGATCTTCGCCGGGTACGCGGGCTGGGGCCCCGGACAGCTGGAGACGGAACTGGCCGAGGGCGCCTGGTACGTCGTCGAGTCCGAGCCGGGGGACGTCTCCTTCCCGCGCCCCGAACACCTCTGGCGGGCGGTCCTGCGCCGCCAGCGCAGCGAACTGGCGATGATCGCCACCTATCCGGACGACCCTTCGCTGAACTGA
- a CDS encoding extracellular solute-binding protein translates to MKLSARIAAPAAALVLAGLTATACAPQTSDTGAKGDEKSGTLRVWLFQEVGNKPKEQVVDAAVAGFEKAHKGAKVEVEYIPVDTRAQRIKAAFNDPKSAPDLIEYGNTDTAGYVKDGGLADVSAEFAAWDEAEDTDPTAKQSVTVDGKIYGAPLFVGVRALYYRTDIFEDLGIEAPKSQAELISTAKKIHRKKPDLYGLAVGGAYTYGAMPFIWANGGELADGSGGTYKAAINSDKARKGIEAYTSLFGDDNCPAAKCAAMGGNATVTAFASGKAAMAIGGDFSHAAVEAGSVKGKYAVVPLPGVGEGSIAPAFAGGNNIGVLKSSSHRTLAVDLMKSLTGKQTQTKMFDAMGFLPTYTDVRTTVAQKAPFVEPFVKTLGAGAKFVPASPGWGQIDSSLVLPTMFQEIVSGRKDVAKASDDAAKKMDAAFADAG, encoded by the coding sequence ATGAAGCTGTCTGCCCGAATTGCCGCCCCGGCCGCGGCGCTTGTGCTGGCGGGTCTCACCGCCACCGCCTGCGCGCCGCAGACCTCCGACACCGGTGCCAAGGGGGACGAGAAGTCCGGCACGCTGCGCGTCTGGCTCTTCCAGGAGGTCGGCAACAAGCCCAAGGAGCAGGTCGTCGACGCCGCGGTGGCCGGCTTCGAGAAGGCGCACAAGGGCGCGAAGGTCGAGGTCGAGTACATACCGGTCGACACCCGTGCCCAGCGCATCAAGGCGGCGTTCAACGACCCGAAGAGCGCCCCGGACCTCATCGAGTACGGCAACACGGACACCGCCGGATACGTCAAGGACGGCGGACTCGCCGATGTGAGCGCCGAGTTCGCCGCCTGGGACGAGGCCGAGGACACCGACCCGACGGCCAAGCAGTCGGTGACGGTCGACGGCAAGATCTACGGAGCGCCGCTCTTCGTCGGCGTACGGGCGCTCTACTACCGCACCGACATCTTCGAGGACCTGGGGATCGAGGCTCCCAAGTCCCAGGCCGAGCTGATCTCCACCGCCAAGAAGATCCACCGGAAGAAGCCGGACCTGTACGGACTGGCGGTCGGCGGCGCGTACACCTACGGCGCGATGCCGTTCATCTGGGCGAACGGCGGCGAACTGGCCGACGGGAGCGGCGGTACGTACAAGGCGGCCATCAACAGCGACAAGGCCCGCAAGGGCATCGAGGCCTACACCTCGCTCTTCGGCGACGACAACTGCCCGGCCGCCAAGTGCGCGGCCATGGGCGGCAACGCCACCGTCACCGCGTTCGCCTCCGGCAAGGCCGCCATGGCGATCGGCGGCGACTTCAGCCACGCGGCCGTCGAGGCGGGATCGGTCAAGGGCAAGTACGCGGTGGTGCCGCTGCCCGGCGTCGGCGAGGGCTCCATCGCCCCGGCGTTCGCGGGCGGGAACAACATCGGCGTACTGAAGAGCAGCTCGCACCGCACCCTCGCCGTCGACCTGATGAAGTCCCTGACCGGCAAGCAGACACAGACGAAGATGTTCGACGCGATGGGCTTCCTGCCCACGTACACGGACGTGCGGACGACGGTCGCGCAGAAGGCGCCGTTCGTCGAGCCGTTCGTCAAGACGCTCGGCGCGGGCGCGAAGTTCGTCCCGGCCTCGCCGGGCTGGGGCCAGATCGACTCCTCGCTGGTCCTGCCGACGATGTTCCAGGAGATCGTCAGCGGCCGCAAGGACGTGGCGAAGGCCTCGGACGACGCGGCGAAGAAGATGGACGCGGCGTTCGCCGACGCGGGCTGA
- a CDS encoding DUF3039 domain-containing protein: protein MSTLEPERGAGTGTLVEPTPQVSNGDGDHERYAHYVQKDKIMASALEGTPVVALCGKVWVPGRDPKKYPVCPMCKEIYESMGAGGDKDKGKGGKDKK, encoded by the coding sequence ATGAGCACTCTTGAGCCCGAGCGCGGGGCAGGTACGGGCACCCTCGTAGAGCCGACGCCACAGGTGTCGAACGGCGACGGCGACCACGAGCGCTACGCCCATTACGTCCAGAAGGACAAGATCATGGCGAGCGCCCTGGAGGGCACCCCCGTGGTCGCACTGTGCGGGAAGGTCTGGGTACCGGGCCGCGACCCGAAGAAGTACCCGGTCTGTCCCATGTGCAAGGAGATCTACGAGTCCATGGGCGCCGGTGGCGACAAGGACAAGGGCAAGGGCGGCAAGGACAAGAAGTAG
- a CDS encoding carbohydrate ABC transporter permease has product MTTNSTAYKAPSTSGAGGASPRPLRQRRPASPARRSGWTPWLYLLPALVLLGGLLVYPIYQLGLISFLEYTQAQVSGGEPTTFQGLGNYATLFGDSQFWQVLLATVVFAATCVLATLLVGCALAVLLTRIRALPRLALMMAALGAWATPAITGSTVWVFLFDPDFGPVNRVLGLGDFSWTYGRYSAFALVLLEVLWCSFPFVMVTVYAGIRAIPTEVLEAASLDGASQWRIWRSVMAPMLRPILVVVTIQSIIWDFKVFTQIYVMTNGGGIAGQNLVLNVYAYQKAFASSQYSLGSAIGVVMLVILLAVTLVYLRLVRRQGEEL; this is encoded by the coding sequence ATGACCACGAACAGCACGGCGTACAAAGCGCCCAGCACGTCCGGAGCGGGCGGCGCGTCCCCCCGCCCGCTCCGGCAGCGCCGCCCGGCCTCGCCCGCACGCCGCTCCGGCTGGACCCCCTGGCTCTACCTCCTGCCCGCGCTCGTCCTCCTCGGCGGGCTGCTCGTCTACCCGATCTACCAGCTCGGCCTGATCTCCTTCCTGGAGTACACCCAGGCCCAGGTCAGCGGCGGTGAACCGACCACCTTCCAGGGGCTGGGGAACTACGCGACGCTCTTCGGGGACAGTCAGTTCTGGCAGGTGCTCCTGGCGACCGTGGTCTTCGCCGCCACCTGCGTACTGGCCACCCTGCTGGTCGGCTGCGCGCTGGCCGTCCTGCTGACCCGGATCCGGGCCCTGCCGCGGCTCGCGCTGATGATGGCCGCGCTCGGCGCCTGGGCGACCCCCGCGATCACCGGGTCCACCGTCTGGGTGTTCCTCTTCGACCCCGACTTCGGCCCGGTCAACCGGGTGCTGGGGCTCGGCGACTTCTCCTGGACGTACGGGCGCTACAGCGCCTTCGCCCTGGTGCTCCTGGAAGTCCTGTGGTGCTCGTTCCCGTTCGTGATGGTGACGGTGTACGCGGGCATCCGGGCGATCCCCACCGAGGTGCTCGAAGCGGCCTCGCTGGACGGCGCCTCGCAGTGGCGGATCTGGCGGTCGGTCATGGCCCCGATGCTGCGGCCGATCCTCGTCGTCGTCACCATCCAGTCGATCATCTGGGACTTCAAGGTCTTCACCCAGATCTATGTCATGACCAACGGCGGCGGCATCGCGGGACAGAACCTGGTGCTCAACGTGTACGCGTACCAGAAGGCGTTCGCGTCCTCGCAGTACAGCCTCGGCTCGGCGATCGGCGTCGTGATGCTGGTGATCCTGCTGGCCGTCACGCTCGTGTATCTGCGCCTGGTGCGGCGCCAGGGGGAGGAACTGTGA
- a CDS encoding carbohydrate ABC transporter permease, translating into MSARSMLRIRRPGRLAAEAAALLIAAAVAFPLYWMVLSALKPAGEIQSTDPRPWTLSPSLDSFRRVFEQNDFGRYFLNSLIVAGTVVIASALIAFLAATAVTRFKFRFRTTLLIMFLVAQMVPVEALTIPLFFLMRDFGQLNTLGSLILPHLAFSLPFAIWMLRGFVKAVPDALEEAAYIDGASRTRFLWQILFPLVFPGLVATSVFSFISTWNDFLFAKSFIISDTSQSTLPMALLVFFKPDENDWGGIMAASTVMTVPVLVFFVLVQRRLVSGLGGAVKD; encoded by the coding sequence GTGAGCGCACGGAGCATGCTGCGCATCCGCCGGCCCGGCCGGCTGGCCGCCGAGGCCGCGGCCCTGCTGATCGCCGCCGCGGTCGCCTTCCCGCTGTACTGGATGGTGCTCTCCGCCCTCAAGCCGGCCGGTGAGATCCAGTCCACCGACCCCCGCCCCTGGACGCTCTCGCCGTCCCTGGACTCGTTCCGCCGGGTCTTCGAACAGAACGACTTCGGGCGGTACTTCCTCAACAGCCTGATCGTCGCCGGCACGGTCGTGATCGCCTCCGCGCTGATCGCCTTCCTGGCGGCGACGGCGGTGACCCGGTTCAAATTCCGTTTCCGCACCACGCTGCTGATCATGTTCCTGGTCGCGCAGATGGTGCCGGTCGAGGCGCTGACCATCCCGCTGTTCTTCCTGATGCGGGACTTCGGTCAGCTGAACACGCTCGGCTCGCTGATCCTGCCGCACCTCGCCTTCTCGTTGCCGTTCGCGATCTGGATGCTGCGCGGCTTCGTCAAGGCCGTCCCGGACGCGCTGGAGGAGGCCGCCTACATCGACGGTGCCAGCCGCACCCGCTTCCTGTGGCAGATCCTCTTCCCGCTGGTCTTCCCCGGCCTGGTGGCCACCAGCGTCTTCTCGTTCATCTCGACCTGGAACGACTTCCTGTTCGCGAAGTCGTTCATCATCAGCGACACCTCCCAGTCGACGCTCCCGATGGCGCTGCTGGTCTTCTTCAAACCCGATGAGAACGACTGGGGAGGGATCATGGCAGCCTCGACGGTGATGACCGTCCCCGTGCTGGTCTTCTTCGTACTCGTACAGCGCCGCCTGGTCTCGGGACTGGGCGGAGCGGTAAAGGACTGA